One part of the Sciurus carolinensis chromosome 4, mSciCar1.2, whole genome shotgun sequence genome encodes these proteins:
- the Fgfr1 gene encoding fibroblast growth factor receptor 1 isoform X6, with amino-acid sequence MWSWKCLLFWAVLVTATLCTARPAPTLPEQAQPWGAPVEVESLLVHPGDLLQLRCRLQDDVQSINWLRDGVQLVESNRTRITGEEVEVRDSVPADSGLYTCVTSSPSGSDTTYFSVNVSDALPSSEDDDDDDDSSSEEKETDNTKPNPVAPYWTSPEKMEKKLHAVPAAKTVKFKCPSSGTPNPTLRWLKNGKEFKPDHRIGGYKVRYATWSIIMDSVVPSDKGNYTCIVENEYGSINHTYQLDVVERSPHRPILQAGLPANKTVALGSNVEFMCKVYSDPQPHIQWLKHIEVNGSKIGPDNLPYVQILKTAGVNTTDKEMEVLHLRNVSFEDAGEYTCLAGNSIGLSHHSAWLTVLEALEERPAVMTSPLYLEIIIYCTGAFLISCMVGSVIIYKMKSGTKKSDFHSQMAVHKLAKSIPLRRQVSADSSASMNSGVLLVRPSRLSSSGTPMLAGVSEYELPEDPRWELPRDRLVLGKPLGEGCFGQVVLAEAIGLDKDKPNRVTKVAVKMLKSDATEKDLSDLISEMEMMKMIGKHKNIINLLGACTQDGPLYVIVEYASKGNLREFLQARRPPGLEYCYNPSHNPEEQLSSKDLVSCAYQVARGMEYLASKKCIHRDLAARNVLVTEDNVMKIADFGLARDIHHIDYYKKTTNGRLPVKWMAPEALFDRIYTHQSDVWSFGVLLWEIFTLGGSPYPGVPVEELFKLLKEGHRMDKPSNCTNELYMMMRDCWHAVPSQRPTFKQLVEDLDRIVALTSNQEYLDLSMPLDQYSPSFPDTRSSTCSSGEDSVFSHEPLPEEPCLPRHPTQLANGGLKRR; translated from the exons CCCAGCCCTGGGGAGCCCCTGTGGAAGTGGAGTCCCTCCTGGTCCACCCTGGTGACCTGCTGCAGCTTCGCTGTCGGCTGCAGGACGATGTGCAGAGCATCAACTGGCTGCGAGACGGGGTACAGCTGGTGGAAAGCAACCGTACCCGCATCAcaggggaggaggtggaggtgcgggATTCCGTGCCCGCTGACTCTGGCCTCTACACTTGTGTGACCAGCAGCCCCTCTGGCAGCGACACCACCTACTTCTCCGTCAATGTCTCAG ATGCACTCCCCTCCTcggaggatgatgatgatgatgacgactCCTCTTCCgaggagaaagaaacagataACACCAAACCAAACC CCGTAGCTCCATATTGGACATCcccagaaaaaatggaaaagaaattgcATGCAGTGCCAGCTGCCAAGACAGTGAAGTTCAAATGCCCTTCCAGTGGGACACCCAACCCCACACTGCGCTGGTTGAAAAATGGGAAAGAGTTCAAACCTGACCACAGGATTGGAGGCTATAAG GTCCGCTATGCCACCTGGAGCATCATAATGGACTCAGTCGTGCCTTCAGACAAAGGCAACTACACCTGCATTGTGGAGAATGAGTATGGCAGCATTAACCACACCTATCAGCTCGATGTCGTGG AGCGGTCCCCACACCGGCCCATCCTGCAGGCAGGATTACCTGCCAACAAGACAGTGGCCCTGGGCAGCAATGTGGAGTTCATGTGTAAGGTGTACAGTGACCCACAGCCCCACATCCAGTGGCTGAAGCACATCGAGGTGAATGGGAGTAAGATTGGCCCAGACAACCTGCCTTATGTCCAGATCTTGAAG ACTGCCGGAGTTAATACCACCGACAAAGAGATGGAAGTGCTTCACTTAAGAAATGTCTCCTTTGAGGACGCGGGGGAGTATACGTGCTTGGCGGGTAACTCTATCGGACTCTCCCATCACTCTGCATGGTTGACCGTTCTGGAAG CCCTGGAAGAGAGACCGGCAGTGATGACCTCACCTCTGTACCTGGAGATCATCATCTACTGCACGGGGGCCTTCCTCATCTCCTGCATGGTGGGCTCTGTCATCATCTACAAGATGAAGAGTGGCACCAAGAAGAGTGATTTCCATAGCCAGATGGCCGTGCACAAGCTGGCCAAGAGCATCCCTCTGCGCAGACAG GTGTCAGCTGACTCCAGTGCATCCATGAACTCTGGGGTGCTTCTGGTTCGACCCTCTCGTCTCTCCTCCAGTGGGACGCCCATGCTAGCTGGGGTCTCTGAATATGAGCTTCCTGAAGATCCCCGCTGGGAGCTGCCTAGGGACAG ACTGGTCTTAGGCAAACCCTTGGGAGAGGGCTGCTTTGGGCAGGTGGTGTTGGCAGAGGCCATTGGGCTGGACAAGGACAAACCCAACCGTGTGACCAAAGTAGCCGTGAAGATGTTGAAGT CCGATGCAACAGAGAAAGACCTGTCAGACCTGATCTCAGAGATGGAGATGATGAAGATGATCGGGAAGCACAAGAACATCATCAACCTGCTGGGGGCCTGCACACAAGATG GTCCTTTGTATGTCATTGTGGAGTATGCTTCCAAGGGCAACCTGCGGGAGTTCCTGCAGGCCCGGAGGCCCCCGGGTCTGGAATACTGTTATAACCCCAGCCACAACCCAgaggagcagctttcctccaagGACCTGGTATCTTGTGCCTATCAAGTGGCCCGAGGCATGGAATATCTTGCCTCCAAGAAG TGCATACACCGAGACCTGGCTGCCAGGAATGTCCTGGTGACAGAGGACAATGTTATGAAGATCGCAGACTTTGGCCTAGCTCGGGACATTCACCACATTGACTACTATAAAAAGACAACCAAT GGCCGGCTACCTGTTAAGTGGATGGCTCCTGAGGCACTGTTTGACCGGATCTACACCCACCAGAGTGACGT GTGGTCTTTTGGGGTGCTCCTGTGGGAAATCTTCACTCTGGGTGGCTCCCCGTATCCTGGTGTGCCTGTGGAGGAGCTTTTCAAGCTGCTGAAGGAAGGTCATCGTATGGACAAGCCCAGTAACTGCACCAACGAGCT GTACATGATGATGCGGGACTGCTGGCATGCAGTGCCCTCTCAAAGACCTACCTTTAAGCAGCTGGTGGAAGACCTAGACCGCATTGTGGCCTTGACCTCCAACCAG GAGTATCTGGATCTGTCAATGCCCTTAGACCAGTACTCGCCCAGCTTTCCTGACACCCGAAGCTCTACCTGCTCCTCAGGGGAGGATTCTGTCTTCTCTCATGAGCCGTTGCCTGAGGAGCCCTGTCTACCCCGACACCCTACCCAACTTGCCAATGGTGGACTCAAACGACGCTGA
- the Fgfr1 gene encoding fibroblast growth factor receptor 1 isoform X4, with the protein MWSWKCLLFWAVLVTATLCTARPAPTLPEQAQPWGAPVEVESLLVHPGDLLQLRCRLQDDVQSINWLRDGVQLVESNRTRITGEEVEVRDSVPADSGLYTCVTSSPSGSDTTYFSVNVSDALPSSEDDDDDDDSSSEEKETDNTKPNRMPVAPYWTSPEKMEKKLHAVPAAKTVKFKCPSSGTPNPTLRWLKNGKEFKPDHRIGGYKVRYATWSIIMDSVVPSDKGNYTCIVENEYGSINHTYQLDVVERSPHRPILQAGLPANKTVALGSNVEFMCKVYSDPQPHIQWLKHIEVNGSKIGPDNLPYVQILKHSGINSSDAEVLTLFNVTEAQSGEYVCKVSNYIGEANQSAWLTVTRPMAKALEERPAVMTSPLYLEIIIYCTGAFLISCMVGSVIIYKMKSGTKKSDFHSQMAVHKLAKSIPLRRQVSADSSASMNSGVLLVRPSRLSSSGTPMLAGVSEYELPEDPRWELPRDRLVLGKPLGEGCFGQVVLAEAIGLDKDKPNRVTKVAVKMLKSDATEKDLSDLISEMEMMKMIGKHKNIINLLGACTQDGPLYVIVEYASKGNLREFLQARRPPGLEYCYNPSHNPEEQLSSKDLVSCAYQVARGMEYLASKKCIHRDLAARNVLVTEDNVMKIADFGLARDIHHIDYYKKTTNGRLPVKWMAPEALFDRIYTHQSDVWSFGVLLWEIFTLGGSPYPGVPVEELFKLLKEGHRMDKPSNCTNELYMMMRDCWHAVPSQRPTFKQLVEDLDRIVALTSNQEYLDLSMPLDQYSPSFPDTRSSTCSSGEDSVFSHEPLPEEPCLPRHPTQLANGGLKRR; encoded by the exons CCCAGCCCTGGGGAGCCCCTGTGGAAGTGGAGTCCCTCCTGGTCCACCCTGGTGACCTGCTGCAGCTTCGCTGTCGGCTGCAGGACGATGTGCAGAGCATCAACTGGCTGCGAGACGGGGTACAGCTGGTGGAAAGCAACCGTACCCGCATCAcaggggaggaggtggaggtgcgggATTCCGTGCCCGCTGACTCTGGCCTCTACACTTGTGTGACCAGCAGCCCCTCTGGCAGCGACACCACCTACTTCTCCGTCAATGTCTCAG ATGCACTCCCCTCCTcggaggatgatgatgatgatgacgactCCTCTTCCgaggagaaagaaacagataACACCAAACCAAACCGTATGC CCGTAGCTCCATATTGGACATCcccagaaaaaatggaaaagaaattgcATGCAGTGCCAGCTGCCAAGACAGTGAAGTTCAAATGCCCTTCCAGTGGGACACCCAACCCCACACTGCGCTGGTTGAAAAATGGGAAAGAGTTCAAACCTGACCACAGGATTGGAGGCTATAAG GTCCGCTATGCCACCTGGAGCATCATAATGGACTCAGTCGTGCCTTCAGACAAAGGCAACTACACCTGCATTGTGGAGAATGAGTATGGCAGCATTAACCACACCTATCAGCTCGATGTCGTGG AGCGGTCCCCACACCGGCCCATCCTGCAGGCAGGATTACCTGCCAACAAGACAGTGGCCCTGGGCAGCAATGTGGAGTTCATGTGTAAGGTGTACAGTGACCCACAGCCCCACATCCAGTGGCTGAAGCACATCGAGGTGAATGGGAGTAAGATTGGCCCAGACAACCTGCCTTATGTCCAGATCTTGAAG CATTCGGGGATTAATAGCTCGGATGCGGAGGTGCTGACCCTGTTCAATGTGACAGAGGCCCAGAGCGGGGAGTATGTGTGTAAGGTTTCCAATTATATTGGTGAAGCTAACCAGTCTGCGTGGCTCACTGTCACCAGACCTATGGCAAAAG CCCTGGAAGAGAGACCGGCAGTGATGACCTCACCTCTGTACCTGGAGATCATCATCTACTGCACGGGGGCCTTCCTCATCTCCTGCATGGTGGGCTCTGTCATCATCTACAAGATGAAGAGTGGCACCAAGAAGAGTGATTTCCATAGCCAGATGGCCGTGCACAAGCTGGCCAAGAGCATCCCTCTGCGCAGACAG GTGTCAGCTGACTCCAGTGCATCCATGAACTCTGGGGTGCTTCTGGTTCGACCCTCTCGTCTCTCCTCCAGTGGGACGCCCATGCTAGCTGGGGTCTCTGAATATGAGCTTCCTGAAGATCCCCGCTGGGAGCTGCCTAGGGACAG ACTGGTCTTAGGCAAACCCTTGGGAGAGGGCTGCTTTGGGCAGGTGGTGTTGGCAGAGGCCATTGGGCTGGACAAGGACAAACCCAACCGTGTGACCAAAGTAGCCGTGAAGATGTTGAAGT CCGATGCAACAGAGAAAGACCTGTCAGACCTGATCTCAGAGATGGAGATGATGAAGATGATCGGGAAGCACAAGAACATCATCAACCTGCTGGGGGCCTGCACACAAGATG GTCCTTTGTATGTCATTGTGGAGTATGCTTCCAAGGGCAACCTGCGGGAGTTCCTGCAGGCCCGGAGGCCCCCGGGTCTGGAATACTGTTATAACCCCAGCCACAACCCAgaggagcagctttcctccaagGACCTGGTATCTTGTGCCTATCAAGTGGCCCGAGGCATGGAATATCTTGCCTCCAAGAAG TGCATACACCGAGACCTGGCTGCCAGGAATGTCCTGGTGACAGAGGACAATGTTATGAAGATCGCAGACTTTGGCCTAGCTCGGGACATTCACCACATTGACTACTATAAAAAGACAACCAAT GGCCGGCTACCTGTTAAGTGGATGGCTCCTGAGGCACTGTTTGACCGGATCTACACCCACCAGAGTGACGT GTGGTCTTTTGGGGTGCTCCTGTGGGAAATCTTCACTCTGGGTGGCTCCCCGTATCCTGGTGTGCCTGTGGAGGAGCTTTTCAAGCTGCTGAAGGAAGGTCATCGTATGGACAAGCCCAGTAACTGCACCAACGAGCT GTACATGATGATGCGGGACTGCTGGCATGCAGTGCCCTCTCAAAGACCTACCTTTAAGCAGCTGGTGGAAGACCTAGACCGCATTGTGGCCTTGACCTCCAACCAG GAGTATCTGGATCTGTCAATGCCCTTAGACCAGTACTCGCCCAGCTTTCCTGACACCCGAAGCTCTACCTGCTCCTCAGGGGAGGATTCTGTCTTCTCTCATGAGCCGTTGCCTGAGGAGCCCTGTCTACCCCGACACCCTACCCAACTTGCCAATGGTGGACTCAAACGACGCTGA
- the Fgfr1 gene encoding fibroblast growth factor receptor 1 isoform X3 yields the protein MWSWKCLLFWAVLVTATLCTARPAPTLPEQAQPWGAPVEVESLLVHPGDLLQLRCRLQDDVQSINWLRDGVQLVESNRTRITGEEVEVRDSVPADSGLYTCVTSSPSGSDTTYFSVNVSDALPSSEDDDDDDDSSSEEKETDNTKPNPVAPYWTSPEKMEKKLHAVPAAKTVKFKCPSSGTPNPTLRWLKNGKEFKPDHRIGGYKVRYATWSIIMDSVVPSDKGNYTCIVENEYGSINHTYQLDVVERSPHRPILQAGLPANKTVALGSNVEFMCKVYSDPQPHIQWLKHIEVNGSKIGPDNLPYVQILKHSGINSSDAEVLTLFNVTEAQSGEYVCKVSNYIGEANQSAWLTVTRPMAKALEERPAVMTSPLYLEIIIYCTGAFLISCMVGSVIIYKMKSGTKKSDFHSQMAVHKLAKSIPLRRQVTVSADSSASMNSGVLLVRPSRLSSSGTPMLAGVSEYELPEDPRWELPRDRLVLGKPLGEGCFGQVVLAEAIGLDKDKPNRVTKVAVKMLKSDATEKDLSDLISEMEMMKMIGKHKNIINLLGACTQDGPLYVIVEYASKGNLREFLQARRPPGLEYCYNPSHNPEEQLSSKDLVSCAYQVARGMEYLASKKCIHRDLAARNVLVTEDNVMKIADFGLARDIHHIDYYKKTTNGRLPVKWMAPEALFDRIYTHQSDVWSFGVLLWEIFTLGGSPYPGVPVEELFKLLKEGHRMDKPSNCTNELYMMMRDCWHAVPSQRPTFKQLVEDLDRIVALTSNQEYLDLSMPLDQYSPSFPDTRSSTCSSGEDSVFSHEPLPEEPCLPRHPTQLANGGLKRR from the exons CCCAGCCCTGGGGAGCCCCTGTGGAAGTGGAGTCCCTCCTGGTCCACCCTGGTGACCTGCTGCAGCTTCGCTGTCGGCTGCAGGACGATGTGCAGAGCATCAACTGGCTGCGAGACGGGGTACAGCTGGTGGAAAGCAACCGTACCCGCATCAcaggggaggaggtggaggtgcgggATTCCGTGCCCGCTGACTCTGGCCTCTACACTTGTGTGACCAGCAGCCCCTCTGGCAGCGACACCACCTACTTCTCCGTCAATGTCTCAG ATGCACTCCCCTCCTcggaggatgatgatgatgatgacgactCCTCTTCCgaggagaaagaaacagataACACCAAACCAAACC CCGTAGCTCCATATTGGACATCcccagaaaaaatggaaaagaaattgcATGCAGTGCCAGCTGCCAAGACAGTGAAGTTCAAATGCCCTTCCAGTGGGACACCCAACCCCACACTGCGCTGGTTGAAAAATGGGAAAGAGTTCAAACCTGACCACAGGATTGGAGGCTATAAG GTCCGCTATGCCACCTGGAGCATCATAATGGACTCAGTCGTGCCTTCAGACAAAGGCAACTACACCTGCATTGTGGAGAATGAGTATGGCAGCATTAACCACACCTATCAGCTCGATGTCGTGG AGCGGTCCCCACACCGGCCCATCCTGCAGGCAGGATTACCTGCCAACAAGACAGTGGCCCTGGGCAGCAATGTGGAGTTCATGTGTAAGGTGTACAGTGACCCACAGCCCCACATCCAGTGGCTGAAGCACATCGAGGTGAATGGGAGTAAGATTGGCCCAGACAACCTGCCTTATGTCCAGATCTTGAAG CATTCGGGGATTAATAGCTCGGATGCGGAGGTGCTGACCCTGTTCAATGTGACAGAGGCCCAGAGCGGGGAGTATGTGTGTAAGGTTTCCAATTATATTGGTGAAGCTAACCAGTCTGCGTGGCTCACTGTCACCAGACCTATGGCAAAAG CCCTGGAAGAGAGACCGGCAGTGATGACCTCACCTCTGTACCTGGAGATCATCATCTACTGCACGGGGGCCTTCCTCATCTCCTGCATGGTGGGCTCTGTCATCATCTACAAGATGAAGAGTGGCACCAAGAAGAGTGATTTCCATAGCCAGATGGCCGTGCACAAGCTGGCCAAGAGCATCCCTCTGCGCAGACAGGTAACA GTGTCAGCTGACTCCAGTGCATCCATGAACTCTGGGGTGCTTCTGGTTCGACCCTCTCGTCTCTCCTCCAGTGGGACGCCCATGCTAGCTGGGGTCTCTGAATATGAGCTTCCTGAAGATCCCCGCTGGGAGCTGCCTAGGGACAG ACTGGTCTTAGGCAAACCCTTGGGAGAGGGCTGCTTTGGGCAGGTGGTGTTGGCAGAGGCCATTGGGCTGGACAAGGACAAACCCAACCGTGTGACCAAAGTAGCCGTGAAGATGTTGAAGT CCGATGCAACAGAGAAAGACCTGTCAGACCTGATCTCAGAGATGGAGATGATGAAGATGATCGGGAAGCACAAGAACATCATCAACCTGCTGGGGGCCTGCACACAAGATG GTCCTTTGTATGTCATTGTGGAGTATGCTTCCAAGGGCAACCTGCGGGAGTTCCTGCAGGCCCGGAGGCCCCCGGGTCTGGAATACTGTTATAACCCCAGCCACAACCCAgaggagcagctttcctccaagGACCTGGTATCTTGTGCCTATCAAGTGGCCCGAGGCATGGAATATCTTGCCTCCAAGAAG TGCATACACCGAGACCTGGCTGCCAGGAATGTCCTGGTGACAGAGGACAATGTTATGAAGATCGCAGACTTTGGCCTAGCTCGGGACATTCACCACATTGACTACTATAAAAAGACAACCAAT GGCCGGCTACCTGTTAAGTGGATGGCTCCTGAGGCACTGTTTGACCGGATCTACACCCACCAGAGTGACGT GTGGTCTTTTGGGGTGCTCCTGTGGGAAATCTTCACTCTGGGTGGCTCCCCGTATCCTGGTGTGCCTGTGGAGGAGCTTTTCAAGCTGCTGAAGGAAGGTCATCGTATGGACAAGCCCAGTAACTGCACCAACGAGCT GTACATGATGATGCGGGACTGCTGGCATGCAGTGCCCTCTCAAAGACCTACCTTTAAGCAGCTGGTGGAAGACCTAGACCGCATTGTGGCCTTGACCTCCAACCAG GAGTATCTGGATCTGTCAATGCCCTTAGACCAGTACTCGCCCAGCTTTCCTGACACCCGAAGCTCTACCTGCTCCTCAGGGGAGGATTCTGTCTTCTCTCATGAGCCGTTGCCTGAGGAGCCCTGTCTACCCCGACACCCTACCCAACTTGCCAATGGTGGACTCAAACGACGCTGA
- the Fgfr1 gene encoding fibroblast growth factor receptor 1 isoform X1, whose amino-acid sequence MWSWKCLLFWAVLVTATLCTARPAPTLPEQAQPWGAPVEVESLLVHPGDLLQLRCRLQDDVQSINWLRDGVQLVESNRTRITGEEVEVRDSVPADSGLYTCVTSSPSGSDTTYFSVNVSDALPSSEDDDDDDDSSSEEKETDNTKPNRMPVAPYWTSPEKMEKKLHAVPAAKTVKFKCPSSGTPNPTLRWLKNGKEFKPDHRIGGYKVRYATWSIIMDSVVPSDKGNYTCIVENEYGSINHTYQLDVVERSPHRPILQAGLPANKTVALGSNVEFMCKVYSDPQPHIQWLKHIEVNGSKIGPDNLPYVQILKHSGINSSDAEVLTLFNVTEAQSGEYVCKVSNYIGEANQSAWLTVTRPMAKALEERPAVMTSPLYLEIIIYCTGAFLISCMVGSVIIYKMKSGTKKSDFHSQMAVHKLAKSIPLRRQVTVSADSSASMNSGVLLVRPSRLSSSGTPMLAGVSEYELPEDPRWELPRDRLVLGKPLGEGCFGQVVLAEAIGLDKDKPNRVTKVAVKMLKSDATEKDLSDLISEMEMMKMIGKHKNIINLLGACTQDGPLYVIVEYASKGNLREFLQARRPPGLEYCYNPSHNPEEQLSSKDLVSCAYQVARGMEYLASKKCIHRDLAARNVLVTEDNVMKIADFGLARDIHHIDYYKKTTNGRLPVKWMAPEALFDRIYTHQSDVWSFGVLLWEIFTLGGSPYPGVPVEELFKLLKEGHRMDKPSNCTNELYMMMRDCWHAVPSQRPTFKQLVEDLDRIVALTSNQEYLDLSMPLDQYSPSFPDTRSSTCSSGEDSVFSHEPLPEEPCLPRHPTQLANGGLKRR is encoded by the exons CCCAGCCCTGGGGAGCCCCTGTGGAAGTGGAGTCCCTCCTGGTCCACCCTGGTGACCTGCTGCAGCTTCGCTGTCGGCTGCAGGACGATGTGCAGAGCATCAACTGGCTGCGAGACGGGGTACAGCTGGTGGAAAGCAACCGTACCCGCATCAcaggggaggaggtggaggtgcgggATTCCGTGCCCGCTGACTCTGGCCTCTACACTTGTGTGACCAGCAGCCCCTCTGGCAGCGACACCACCTACTTCTCCGTCAATGTCTCAG ATGCACTCCCCTCCTcggaggatgatgatgatgatgacgactCCTCTTCCgaggagaaagaaacagataACACCAAACCAAACCGTATGC CCGTAGCTCCATATTGGACATCcccagaaaaaatggaaaagaaattgcATGCAGTGCCAGCTGCCAAGACAGTGAAGTTCAAATGCCCTTCCAGTGGGACACCCAACCCCACACTGCGCTGGTTGAAAAATGGGAAAGAGTTCAAACCTGACCACAGGATTGGAGGCTATAAG GTCCGCTATGCCACCTGGAGCATCATAATGGACTCAGTCGTGCCTTCAGACAAAGGCAACTACACCTGCATTGTGGAGAATGAGTATGGCAGCATTAACCACACCTATCAGCTCGATGTCGTGG AGCGGTCCCCACACCGGCCCATCCTGCAGGCAGGATTACCTGCCAACAAGACAGTGGCCCTGGGCAGCAATGTGGAGTTCATGTGTAAGGTGTACAGTGACCCACAGCCCCACATCCAGTGGCTGAAGCACATCGAGGTGAATGGGAGTAAGATTGGCCCAGACAACCTGCCTTATGTCCAGATCTTGAAG CATTCGGGGATTAATAGCTCGGATGCGGAGGTGCTGACCCTGTTCAATGTGACAGAGGCCCAGAGCGGGGAGTATGTGTGTAAGGTTTCCAATTATATTGGTGAAGCTAACCAGTCTGCGTGGCTCACTGTCACCAGACCTATGGCAAAAG CCCTGGAAGAGAGACCGGCAGTGATGACCTCACCTCTGTACCTGGAGATCATCATCTACTGCACGGGGGCCTTCCTCATCTCCTGCATGGTGGGCTCTGTCATCATCTACAAGATGAAGAGTGGCACCAAGAAGAGTGATTTCCATAGCCAGATGGCCGTGCACAAGCTGGCCAAGAGCATCCCTCTGCGCAGACAGGTAACA GTGTCAGCTGACTCCAGTGCATCCATGAACTCTGGGGTGCTTCTGGTTCGACCCTCTCGTCTCTCCTCCAGTGGGACGCCCATGCTAGCTGGGGTCTCTGAATATGAGCTTCCTGAAGATCCCCGCTGGGAGCTGCCTAGGGACAG ACTGGTCTTAGGCAAACCCTTGGGAGAGGGCTGCTTTGGGCAGGTGGTGTTGGCAGAGGCCATTGGGCTGGACAAGGACAAACCCAACCGTGTGACCAAAGTAGCCGTGAAGATGTTGAAGT CCGATGCAACAGAGAAAGACCTGTCAGACCTGATCTCAGAGATGGAGATGATGAAGATGATCGGGAAGCACAAGAACATCATCAACCTGCTGGGGGCCTGCACACAAGATG GTCCTTTGTATGTCATTGTGGAGTATGCTTCCAAGGGCAACCTGCGGGAGTTCCTGCAGGCCCGGAGGCCCCCGGGTCTGGAATACTGTTATAACCCCAGCCACAACCCAgaggagcagctttcctccaagGACCTGGTATCTTGTGCCTATCAAGTGGCCCGAGGCATGGAATATCTTGCCTCCAAGAAG TGCATACACCGAGACCTGGCTGCCAGGAATGTCCTGGTGACAGAGGACAATGTTATGAAGATCGCAGACTTTGGCCTAGCTCGGGACATTCACCACATTGACTACTATAAAAAGACAACCAAT GGCCGGCTACCTGTTAAGTGGATGGCTCCTGAGGCACTGTTTGACCGGATCTACACCCACCAGAGTGACGT GTGGTCTTTTGGGGTGCTCCTGTGGGAAATCTTCACTCTGGGTGGCTCCCCGTATCCTGGTGTGCCTGTGGAGGAGCTTTTCAAGCTGCTGAAGGAAGGTCATCGTATGGACAAGCCCAGTAACTGCACCAACGAGCT GTACATGATGATGCGGGACTGCTGGCATGCAGTGCCCTCTCAAAGACCTACCTTTAAGCAGCTGGTGGAAGACCTAGACCGCATTGTGGCCTTGACCTCCAACCAG GAGTATCTGGATCTGTCAATGCCCTTAGACCAGTACTCGCCCAGCTTTCCTGACACCCGAAGCTCTACCTGCTCCTCAGGGGAGGATTCTGTCTTCTCTCATGAGCCGTTGCCTGAGGAGCCCTGTCTACCCCGACACCCTACCCAACTTGCCAATGGTGGACTCAAACGACGCTGA